Proteins from a single region of Fusobacterium gonidiaformans ATCC 25563:
- the uvrC gene encoding excinuclease ABC subunit UvrC, with amino-acid sequence MEIGKWDIPENPGVYLMKEKNKVIYVGKAKNLYKRVKSYFQKEVDREKTRELVKHIEDIEYILCPSELDALLLENNLIKKYNPKYNIALKDEKTYPYLSLTKETFPAFHMIRKSKHLDLEHREYFGPYPFGAWKLKKILLKLFKIRDCFWDMNKKYKRPCLKYDMKTCLGPCVHKEVREEYQAMVAKVREVLKGNTKDCIQELRVQMEEMAEKFEFEKAIILREQIQELANLEKEQISEYGKEVDEDIFVWKEVFDRMFLCVLNVREGKILGKISNNFLLEEKVYENLEEELLLSYYRKYPIPKSIVFEEKQQEVLKEGLIHLELMFDRKIESYYPKIKSRRLELLEMAFLNLEKDIENFHLKKEVIEDGMKELYSFLGLKHFPRRIECFDISNIQGKDAVASMSVSIEGKAAKGEYRKFKIQCKDTPDDFAMMREVIYRRYSKLEPKDFPDVILIDGGLGQINSAGAILEELGKIQFTDLLSLAKRDEEVYKYGETLPYSISKDKEALKIFQRVRDEAHRFGITYHRKLRSKRVISSELDHIEGIGEVRRKKLLKRFSSVSGVKVASLEELEECVPKQVAIRIKEELGG; translated from the coding sequence TTGGAAATTGGTAAATGGGATATTCCGGAAAATCCCGGAGTATACTTAATGAAGGAAAAAAATAAGGTAATCTATGTAGGAAAAGCAAAAAATTTGTACAAGAGAGTCAAATCTTATTTTCAAAAAGAAGTGGATCGAGAAAAAACAAGAGAACTTGTGAAACATATTGAGGATATTGAATATATTTTATGTCCGTCTGAATTGGATGCCTTGTTATTAGAGAATAATTTGATTAAAAAATATAATCCAAAATATAATATTGCGTTAAAGGACGAGAAAACCTATCCTTATTTAAGCTTAACAAAGGAAACATTTCCGGCTTTTCATATGATACGAAAAAGCAAACACTTAGATCTAGAGCACCGAGAATATTTTGGTCCTTATCCTTTTGGAGCTTGGAAGTTAAAAAAAATTCTATTAAAATTATTCAAGATTCGAGATTGCTTTTGGGATATGAATAAAAAATACAAAAGACCTTGTTTGAAATATGATATGAAAACTTGCTTGGGACCTTGTGTCCATAAAGAGGTACGAGAAGAATATCAAGCAATGGTTGCTAAAGTTCGAGAGGTGTTAAAAGGGAATACGAAAGATTGTATTCAAGAATTACGAGTTCAAATGGAAGAGATGGCAGAAAAATTTGAATTTGAAAAGGCAATTATCTTGCGAGAGCAAATTCAAGAATTAGCTAATTTAGAAAAAGAACAAATTAGTGAATATGGGAAAGAAGTTGATGAGGATATTTTTGTTTGGAAAGAAGTTTTTGATAGAATGTTCCTTTGTGTATTAAATGTTCGAGAAGGTAAAATTTTAGGAAAAATTTCTAACAATTTTTTATTGGAAGAAAAAGTATATGAAAATTTAGAAGAGGAATTACTATTGTCTTATTATCGTAAATACCCTATTCCAAAAAGTATTGTTTTTGAAGAGAAACAACAAGAGGTTCTAAAAGAAGGACTTATTCATTTAGAACTTATGTTCGACAGAAAGATTGAAAGCTACTATCCAAAAATAAAAAGTAGACGTTTGGAACTTTTAGAAATGGCTTTCTTGAATTTAGAAAAAGATATTGAGAATTTTCATCTAAAAAAAGAAGTGATAGAAGATGGAATGAAAGAATTATATTCTTTTTTAGGATTAAAACATTTCCCAAGGAGAATAGAGTGTTTTGATATTTCTAATATTCAAGGAAAAGATGCGGTCGCTTCCATGAGTGTATCAATTGAGGGAAAGGCGGCGAAAGGAGAATATCGAAAGTTTAAAATTCAATGTAAGGATACTCCGGATGACTTTGCCATGATGCGGGAAGTGATTTATCGAAGATATTCAAAATTAGAGCCAAAAGATTTTCCTGATGTTATTTTAATCGATGGAGGATTAGGGCAAATCAATTCTGCAGGAGCTATTTTGGAAGAATTGGGGAAGATTCAATTTACAGATTTGTTAAGCTTGGCGAAACGAGATGAAGAAGTCTATAAGTATGGAGAAACATTGCCATACTCTATTTCAAAGGATAAAGAGGCATTAAAAATTTTCCAAAGAGTCCGAGATGAGGCTCACCGTTTTGGAATTACCTATCATAGAAAATTGAGAAGTAAGCGGGTTATTTCCTCAGAGCTAGATCATATCGAGGGAATCGGGGAAGTCAGACGAAAAAAATTATTAAAAAGATTTTCTTCTGTGTCAGGAGTAAAAGTAGCAAGTTTAGAGGAATTGGAAGAATGTGTTCCAAAGCAGGTTGCTATCCGAATAAAAGAAGAATTAGGAGGATAA
- the rapZ gene encoding RNase adapter RapZ — translation MKKEVIIVTGLSGGGKTTVLNILEDLSYYTIDNMPIGMEKFLLYTNLDKIAIGIDIRTFQSLEDFLSVTESLQSKKISYSIIFVEASKEVILSRYHLTRRHHPLKESTLLKSIEKEIAFMSSIKEMADGVIDTSFLKPRDLEPKIKAILKVPGCSREMNIHLQSFGFKYGLPIDVDLVFDVRFLPNPYYKEELKEKSGNDPEVVDYIDSFPISAEFYKKLYDFISFLIPQYITEGKKHLSIGIGCSGGKHRSVAFVNKLYKDLVMEKKFRVYKSHREQEFGNW, via the coding sequence ATGAAAAAAGAAGTTATTATTGTAACAGGACTAAGTGGTGGTGGAAAGACTACTGTTTTGAATATTTTAGAAGATTTATCCTACTATACCATTGACAATATGCCAATTGGAATGGAGAAATTTTTACTTTACACGAATTTAGACAAAATCGCCATTGGGATTGATATTCGTACTTTCCAAAGTTTAGAAGATTTTCTTTCTGTAACAGAGAGTTTACAATCCAAGAAGATTTCTTATAGTATTATTTTTGTGGAAGCTAGCAAGGAAGTTATTTTAAGTCGTTACCATTTAACAAGACGACATCATCCTTTGAAGGAAAGTACTTTATTGAAAAGCATTGAGAAAGAAATTGCTTTTATGTCATCGATTAAAGAAATGGCTGACGGAGTGATTGATACCAGTTTTTTAAAGCCTAGAGATTTAGAGCCAAAAATTAAAGCGATTTTAAAGGTTCCTGGTTGTTCTAGAGAAATGAATATTCATTTACAATCGTTTGGCTTTAAATATGGTTTGCCGATTGATGTTGATTTGGTTTTTGATGTACGTTTTTTACCGAATCCTTATTATAAAGAAGAATTAAAAGAAAAAAGTGGAAATGATCCTGAGGTCGTAGATTATATTGATTCCTTTCCAATTAGTGCGGAATTTTATAAGAAATTATACGATTTTATTTCTTTTTTAATTCCACAATATATTACAGAAGGGAAGAAACATTTGAGTATTGGAATTGGATGTAGTGGAGGAAAACATCGTTCTGTTGCTTTTGTGAATAAATTATATAAAGACTTAGTGATGGAAAAGAAATTTAGAGTGTATAAGAGTCATAGGGAGCAAGAATTTGGAAATTGGTAA
- a CDS encoding YadA-like family protein: MLEEKSVKHWLKRKVKFTEALLVAFLITGGIASANVVVGTGNDKGNNKITNLSGVLVGEKNEIDSTDGNEIFGNDNTITGHDGEQKSQNVGIFGSMNRVKGADIMYIAGYQNKAENQLHSNIHGWSNVSENMTSGSILGNTNFLKGTTESNTPLQDLNTKYNLGIDTKGLGFLYLVATPKTNVMNNIIGNGNSMKGSNLSSVIGSLNNIMNSDLSDVHGVNNHLTADKENGSSYAMLSGYGNKGKNIQHTTIVGSENTVENGSSNVVIGDKHKLTKVSNSIILGSTEQETETTVSDVVSIGHNAKVEKEGGIALGSSSVANREKGQAGFDISTNLASTNESAIWKATHSALSIGDGNTVTRQITGVAAGSEDTDAVNVAQLKALKESTEENTKEMTKKLYHLGEEIDGVRSEARGIGALSASLAALHPMQYDKAKPNQVMAGVGTYRDKQAVAVGMTHYFTENLMMTAGVSLAETSNTKAMANVGVTWKFGKGDDRENLPEVYKEGSISSIQVMQGKMMNLENINKEQQTKIEMLEKQVKLLLENR, translated from the coding sequence ATGTTAGAAGAAAAAAGTGTAAAACATTGGTTAAAGAGAAAGGTAAAATTTACAGAAGCTCTTTTGGTGGCTTTTTTAATTACTGGAGGAATTGCAAGTGCGAATGTAGTTGTAGGAACGGGTAATGATAAGGGGAATAATAAGATTACTAATTTGAGTGGAGTATTGGTTGGAGAAAAAAATGAGATTGATTCTACTGATGGAAATGAAATTTTTGGAAATGATAATACGATAACTGGACATGATGGTGAGCAAAAATCTCAAAATGTTGGGATCTTCGGTTCTATGAATAGAGTAAAAGGTGCTGATATTATGTACATTGCTGGGTATCAAAATAAAGCTGAAAATCAATTACATAGCAATATCCATGGTTGGTCGAATGTTTCCGAAAATATGACTTCAGGGTCTATTTTAGGGAATACAAACTTTTTAAAAGGAACAACAGAGAGCAATACCCCTTTACAGGATTTAAATACTAAATATAATTTGGGAATTGATACAAAAGGACTTGGCTTTCTATATCTTGTGGCAACTCCTAAAACGAATGTTATGAATAATATAATTGGAAATGGAAATAGTATGAAAGGAAGTAATCTATCTTCTGTGATAGGTAGTTTAAATAATATTATGAATTCGGATCTTTCAGATGTGCACGGAGTGAACAATCATTTAACTGCTGATAAAGAGAATGGAAGCTCTTATGCAATGTTAAGTGGATATGGAAATAAAGGGAAAAATATTCAACATACAACTATCGTTGGAAGTGAAAATACAGTCGAAAATGGAAGTTCTAATGTCGTAATAGGAGATAAACATAAATTAACAAAAGTTTCTAATTCTATTATTTTAGGGTCTACAGAGCAAGAAACAGAAACAACTGTATCCGATGTAGTTTCCATTGGTCATAATGCTAAAGTAGAGAAGGAAGGCGGAATTGCTCTTGGAAGTTCTTCTGTGGCAAATAGAGAAAAAGGGCAAGCTGGTTTTGATATTTCTACTAATCTTGCTTCTACTAATGAAAGTGCTATTTGGAAAGCAACTCATTCTGCTCTATCCATTGGAGATGGAAATACAGTAACTCGTCAAATTACAGGAGTGGCAGCAGGAAGTGAAGATACCGATGCAGTCAATGTAGCACAATTAAAAGCATTAAAAGAAAGTACAGAAGAAAATACCAAAGAAATGACAAAGAAATTGTACCATTTAGGAGAAGAAATTGATGGTGTTCGTTCGGAAGCAAGAGGAATCGGAGCATTAAGTGCTTCTTTAGCAGCTTTACATCCAATGCAATATGATAAAGCAAAACCAAATCAAGTGATGGCAGGAGTAGGAACTTACCGAGATAAACAAGCGGTTGCGGTTGGAATGACACATTACTTCACAGAAAATCTAATGATGACAGCAGGCGTTTCTTTAGCAGAAACAAGTAATACAAAAGCAATGGCAAATGTAGGAGTTACTTGGAAGTTTGGAAAAGGAGATGACAGAGAAAATCTGCCAGAAGTTTACAAAGAAGGCTCAATTAGCTCTATTCAAGTAATGCAAGGTAAGATGATGAACTTGGAAAATATAAATAAAGAACAACAAACAAAAATTGAAATGTTAGAAAAACAAGTAAAGTTATTGTTAGAAAACAGATAA
- a CDS encoding Dps family protein encodes MKKVELLNKYLSNLAVLLIKLHNLHWNVVGQQFMSIHNFTESQYDTYFGYYDDVAEALKMQGQRPLVKMKDYLAVASIQEVEDKDFSPCEVLSIIKADMEEMNRLAREIRAIASEEDDFAVANMMEDHISATVKQLWFIDSMTKVDCKL; translated from the coding sequence ATGAAGAAAGTCGAATTATTAAACAAATATTTATCAAATTTAGCTGTGTTGCTTATTAAATTACATAATTTACATTGGAATGTTGTAGGACAACAATTTATGTCAATTCATAACTTTACAGAGAGTCAATATGACACTTACTTTGGATATTATGACGATGTGGCAGAAGCATTAAAAATGCAAGGACAAAGACCTTTAGTAAAAATGAAAGATTACTTAGCAGTTGCCTCTATTCAAGAAGTGGAAGATAAAGATTTTTCTCCATGTGAAGTATTGAGCATCATAAAAGCAGATATGGAAGAAATGAATCGATTAGCAAGAGAAATTAGAGCTATCGCTTCTGAAGAAGATGATTTTGCAGTAGCAAATATGATGGAAGATCACATCTCAGCAACAGTAAAACAACTATGGTTTATTGATTCTATGACAAAAGTAGATTGTAAATTATAA